The genome window CACCGCCCTCTCACAAGGACGTGAACCGCCATGCGCAAGTCCGCCAGAATCGCCGCCCTCGCCGCGGCCGGCCTGCTCGCCGCCACCTCGCTCACCGCCTGCGCCAACGACGCGGCCACCACCGCCTCGTCGGACTCCGGCAGCAAGGGCGACGGCAAGGGTGAGAAGGTCAAGATCATGGTGGGTGGCCTCGACAAGGTCATCTACCTGCCCGCCATGCTCACCCAGCGGCTCGGCTACTTCGACGCCGAGGGGCTCGACGTGGAACTGCTGAGCGAGCCGGCCGGCGTGCAGGCCGAGACCGCCCTCGTCTCCGGCCAGGTCCAGGGGGCCGTCGGCTTCTACGACCACACGCTCGACCTGCAGACCAAGGGCAAGGACGTCGAGTCCGTGGTGCAGTTCTCGCACGCGCCCGGCGAGGTGGAGATCGTCTCCAACAAGCGCGCCAAGGACATCACCTCGCCCAAGGACTTCAAGGGCAGGAAGCTCGGCGTCACCGGCCTCGGTTCCTCGACCGACTTCCTCACGAAGTACCTCGCGGTCAAGAACGGTGTGCGGGTCAGCGAGTTCAGCCCGGTCGCCGTCGGCGCCGGTCCGACGTTCATCTCCGCCCTCCAGCAGGGCTCCATCGACGCCGGCATGACCACGGACCCGACCGTCGCCACGGTCCTGCAGAAGAACCTCGGCCAGGTGCTCGTCGACATGCGGACACCGCAGGGGTCGCAGGAGGCACTGGGCGGCCCGTACCCGTCGTCGAGCCTTTACATGCAGACGGACTGGGTCAACAGCCACAAGGACACCGTCCAGAAGCTCGCCAACGCGTTCGTCAAGACCCTCAAGTGGATGTCCACACACTCCGCGAACGAGATCGCCGCCAAGATGCCGGCCGACTACTCGCAGGGCAACAAGACGCTCTACGCGACCGCCATCAAGAGCACGCTGCCGATGTTCACCAAGGACGGCGTGATGCCCGAGGACGGCCCGCAGACGGTCGAGAAGGTCCTCAAGGCGTTCAACCCCAACATCAAGAACGCCACGATCGACCTCGGCAAGACGTACACCACGGAGTTCGTGAAGAAGGCCGCGGGCTGAGCCCGACGGCCGTGCCTCAGGCGCGGGTCGCCCACACGTAGCGGTGTTCGGGGCGGCCCGCGTCGCCGTATTTCAGGGTCAGCGTGGCCCGTCCCGTGCGCTCCAGGAGCTTCAGATAGCGCTGGGCGGTCTGGCGGCTCAGCCCGGTCCGGTCGGCGATCTCCTGGGCGGACAGCGGCCCCGGGGCGTCCACCAGGGCACGGCGTACCAGCTCCGCCGTCGTCGCCGAGTGCCCCTTGGGCAGCCCTGGCTCCGAACCTGCGGACAGAGCGCCGAAGATCCGGTCGACCTCCGCCTGTTCGGCCTCACCGCCGCCGTCGAGGGTGCGCCGCAACTCGGCGTACGCCTCCAGCTTGGCGCGCAGGCCCGCGAAGGCGAACGGCTTGACCAGGTACTGGAGCGCGCCGTGCCGCATCGCGGCCTGGACGGTCTGGATGTCACGGGCCGCCGTCACCATGATCACATCGGTCTGGTGGCCGCGTCGGCGCATCTCCTGCACGACCGCGAGCCCCGTGTCGTCGGGCAGGTAGTGGTCCATCAGGACCAGGTCGAGGTGGGGCAGCGTCTCCATCTGCCGCAGCGCGTCGGCCGCGTTGTGCGCCTGGCCGGCCACCCGGAAGCCGGCGACCTTCTCCACATACGCGGCGTTGACCCGGGCGACCCGGGGGTCGTCGTCCACGACCAGTACGTCGATCGGCCGGATCATCGCGACTCCTCCTCGGGGGTCGGGGCGGGCGTTTGCGGGGCAGGCGTCGTGTCCGCCGGTGCCCGACGGGCGGGGACGAGGGCCCCGCGGTCTGCGGCGGCCGGCTCCGGTTCCTCGAGCGCCTCGGGGAGGACGACGACGAACTCCGCGCCTCCTCCGTCCGCGTCGGTCACCCGGGCGTTGCCTCCCTGGCGTTCGGCGAGACGGCGCACCAGGGACAGCCCGATGCCGCGCTTGCCGTGCGCCGGGGGCTGCTTGGTGGACCATCCGTCCGTGAAGACCAGCTCCCGGCGCTCGGCGGGTATTCCGGGACCTGTGTCACGCACCCTGAGGACAGCCGTGCGCCCCTCCGCACGCAGTTCGACCTCCACGCGCGCGTGCGGAGTGCCGGCGACGGCGTCGAGTGCGTTGTCGACCAGGTTCCCTACGATCGTGACCAGACCTCTGGGGTCGATCAACCGGTCCGGCAGCAGTGTCCGGTCCGCGATCCACAGGGCCACCCCGCGCTCGGCGGCGACCGTCGCCTTGCCCACCAACAGGGCCGCGAGCAGCGGGTCGTGGATCTTCTCGGTGACCTGTTCCGCCGTGGCCCTGTGGTCGCCCACCACCTCGCCGACGAACTCCACGGCGTCCTCGTACATCTCCAGTTCCAGCAGTCCCAGAAGCGTGTGCATGCGGTTGGCGTGTTCGTGGTCCTGCGCGCGCAGGGCGTCGATCAGACCGCGTGTGGAGTCCAGTTCGCGGCCCAGCTGTTCCAGCTCGGTGCGGTCGCGCAGGGTGGCGACGGCGCCTCCGTCGTCGGTTGGCATGCGGTTGGCGACGAGGACCCGGTGCCCGCGCACGGTCAGCAGGTCGGTGCCCGTGACCCGTCCGGCCAGCACATCGGTCGTACGGCCCTCGCCGAGCGCGTCGTCCAGGGAGCGGCCGACGACCTCGTCACCGATGCCCAGTAGGCGCTGCGCCTCGTCGTTGACCAGACGCACCCGGCCCTCGCGGTCCAGGGCGACGACGCCCTCCCTGATGCCGTGCAGCATCGCCTCGCGTTCGGCGAGCAGCGCGGAGATGTCCGAGAAGGCGAGATCACGGGTCTGCCGCTGAACCCTGCGCGAGATCAGGTACGCGGCCAGCGCGCCGATCGCCAGGGCCGCGCCCGCGTACGCGAACAGGCCCGGGATCGCGTGGATCAGCCGGGCCCGGACGCTGTCGTACTCGATGCCGACGGAGACCGCTCCGATGATCTCGCCGTGCGCGTCCCGCAGCGGCACCTTGCCGCGGGCCGAGCGGCCCAGGGTGCCGCTGTCGATCGCCATGACGTCCCTGCCGGCCAGGGCGCCGCTCGGGTCGGTGGAGACGACCTTGCCGATCTGTGTGGTGTCCGGGTGCGACCAGCGCACCCATCGGGTGTTCATCACCACGACGTACTCGGCGTGGCTTGCCTTGCGGATGCGTTCGGCCTCCGCCTGCACGGGCCCCTCGGGCGACGGCCGCGTCGCCTGCAGATCCCTGGCGATCTGCGGCTGGGCCGCCGTGGTCTGCGCGATCGCGAGGGCCCGGCGCATCGCCTGGTCGTCCAGCAGACGGCTGAGCGGCGCCAGGAACAGCCCGGTGGCGAGCACGGCCACGCCCGCGGCGATCGCCACCTGCATCAGCAGGACCTGCGAGAACATCCGCCGCGGCAGACCGAGGCGCAGTCGTCGTGCAGGGGCAGAGGGGCTCATGGGTACGACGGTACGGGGACGGGCGGGCCGTGCCGTAGGGGGTGTGGCGTGGATCTCCTGTGCGGTGCGGGTGCGTCCCGTCACGGGAGCCGCCCTAGTTCCGCGCAGGGCCCGCCGATCAGCAGTGCGCCGGGTGGGCGGCGACCGCGGTGCGCAGCTCCCGTACCGACACCACGTCCATCCGCGCCGGGGAACCCAGCACCGACCCGCAGCTCTCCGGGCGCGGCGGCAGCGAGGCGCCCTGGGCCACGACGACGCGCCACAGGCGGCCGTCGGTGTGGGCCACGGTGACCTTCCAGCGGGGCGCCGCGCCGTCGGTGCGGAGCACGGTCAGCGCTCCCGCCGTGTACTCGTGGGCCGCCGTGCGCACCGCGAGCTCCGCGGCCTGCGCGGGCCGCTCCCAGGCGGAGCTGCCGCGGCATCCCTCGACCACGACCCGCCCTTCGCGCACGGCCTGGAGAACCTCCTTGACGTGGGCGGCCTGGGCCCGCCCG of Streptomyces cynarae contains these proteins:
- a CDS encoding ATP-binding protein, with protein sequence MSPSAPARRLRLGLPRRMFSQVLLMQVAIAAGVAVLATGLFLAPLSRLLDDQAMRRALAIAQTTAAQPQIARDLQATRPSPEGPVQAEAERIRKASHAEYVVVMNTRWVRWSHPDTTQIGKVVSTDPSGALAGRDVMAIDSGTLGRSARGKVPLRDAHGEIIGAVSVGIEYDSVRARLIHAIPGLFAYAGAALAIGALAAYLISRRVQRQTRDLAFSDISALLAEREAMLHGIREGVVALDREGRVRLVNDEAQRLLGIGDEVVGRSLDDALGEGRTTDVLAGRVTGTDLLTVRGHRVLVANRMPTDDGGAVATLRDRTELEQLGRELDSTRGLIDALRAQDHEHANRMHTLLGLLELEMYEDAVEFVGEVVGDHRATAEQVTEKIHDPLLAALLVGKATVAAERGVALWIADRTLLPDRLIDPRGLVTIVGNLVDNALDAVAGTPHARVEVELRAEGRTAVLRVRDTGPGIPAERRELVFTDGWSTKQPPAHGKRGIGLSLVRRLAERQGGNARVTDADGGGAEFVVVLPEALEEPEPAAADRGALVPARRAPADTTPAPQTPAPTPEEESR
- a CDS encoding ABC transporter substrate-binding protein; translated protein: MRKSARIAALAAAGLLAATSLTACANDAATTASSDSGSKGDGKGEKVKIMVGGLDKVIYLPAMLTQRLGYFDAEGLDVELLSEPAGVQAETALVSGQVQGAVGFYDHTLDLQTKGKDVESVVQFSHAPGEVEIVSNKRAKDITSPKDFKGRKLGVTGLGSSTDFLTKYLAVKNGVRVSEFSPVAVGAGPTFISALQQGSIDAGMTTDPTVATVLQKNLGQVLVDMRTPQGSQEALGGPYPSSSLYMQTDWVNSHKDTVQKLANAFVKTLKWMSTHSANEIAAKMPADYSQGNKTLYATAIKSTLPMFTKDGVMPEDGPQTVEKVLKAFNPNIKNATIDLGKTYTTEFVKKAAG
- a CDS encoding response regulator gives rise to the protein MIRPIDVLVVDDDPRVARVNAAYVEKVAGFRVAGQAHNAADALRQMETLPHLDLVLMDHYLPDDTGLAVVQEMRRRGHQTDVIMVTAARDIQTVQAAMRHGALQYLVKPFAFAGLRAKLEAYAELRRTLDGGGEAEQAEVDRIFGALSAGSEPGLPKGHSATTAELVRRALVDAPGPLSAQEIADRTGLSRQTAQRYLKLLERTGRATLTLKYGDAGRPEHRYVWATRA